The window TGGGCTATTCCTGGGGCGGCTTCGAGAGCCTGCTGGTGCCCACCAACATCGGCAAGCTGCGCACGGCCACGGAATGGCCGGCGCACGGCCGCACCTGGCGGCTGCACGCCGGGCTCGAGGACCCGGACGATCTGATCGCCGACCTGGAGGCCGGATTCGAAAGGCTCAACGCCACGGCCTGAGTGCAGGCGCCAGCTGCGATACGACGAACACCGCCACCGCCACCAGTACCATCGAAGGGCCGGCCGGGGTGTCCCAGGCCAGCGAGAGTGCCAGACCGCCGGCCACCGAAGCGGCCCCCACGGCGGCCGCCAGCAGCGCCATCTGCTCGGGCGTTGCGGCAAAGCGCCGGGCCGCCGCGGCCGGCACGATAAGCAGCGAGACGATCAGCAGAATTCCCACCACGCGCATGCCGCTGGCGATCACCAGGGCCATGACCACCATGAACAAGAGCCGCGTCCGGGCCACCGCCACGCCCTCGACGGCGGCCAGTTCCTCATGTACCGTCAGCGCCAATAGCTGGCGCCAGATCAGCCCCAACAGGCCCAGCGCCAGACCGCCGCCGGCGGCGATCCAGGCCACGTCGCTCCAACTCACCGCCAGGATGTCACCGAAAAGATAACCCAGCAGGTCGACCCGCATGCCCTCGATCAAGGCCACCGCCACCAGACCAAGCGCCAGGGCGCCATGGGCCATGATGCCGAGCAGCGTGTCGCTGGCCAGGCGCCGCTGGCCCTCCAGCGCCGCCGCCAGCAGGGCCACCAGCAGGCAGACCACGGCGACACCGACGGCGGCATTGAGATCCAAGAGAATGCCCAGCGCCACGCCGGGCAGCGCCGCGTGGGCCAGGGCGGCGCCGAAATAGGCCTGGCGGCGCCAGACCACGAAACAACCCAGCGGCCCCGTCACCAGCGCCACGCCCAGCCCGGCCGCCAGGGCGCGCAGCAGGAAATCATCCATCGGCAGGCCCCCTGCCCTCCCCGACCACGTCGCCGTGACTGTCGTGGCTGTGGTCGTGATGGTGGGCGTAGACGGCCAGGCTTTCGGCCGGACTGCCAAACAGCGCCAGGTATTCGGGATGGCGCTGCACCGCCTCGGGATGGCC is drawn from Alphaproteobacteria bacterium and contains these coding sequences:
- a CDS encoding iron chelate uptake ABC transporter family permease subunit, producing the protein MDDFLLRALAAGLGVALVTGPLGCFVVWRRQAYFGAALAHAALPGVALGILLDLNAAVGVAVVCLLVALLAAALEGQRRLASDTLLGIMAHGALALGLVAVALIEGMRVDLLGYLFGDILAVSWSDVAWIAAGGGLALGLLGLIWRQLLALTVHEELAAVEGVAVARTRLLFMVVMALVIASGMRVVGILLIVSLLIVPAAAARRFAATPEQMALLAAAVGAASVAGGLALSLAWDTPAGPSMVLVAVAVFVVSQLAPALRPWR